Proteins from a genomic interval of Crassostrea angulata isolate pt1a10 chromosome 7, ASM2561291v2, whole genome shotgun sequence:
- the LOC128157510 gene encoding N(4)-(Beta-N-acetylglucosaminyl)-L-asparaginase-like, with amino-acid sequence MGLGLYWAVLLWVMVGAGSGVRIVINTWPVTNSTKAAWGTLLNNGSAVDAVVSGCSQCEAEQCRGTVGPNGSPDEEGETTLDAMIMDGSTMDVGAVGCLRRVKTAIAVARAVMDHTDHTLMVGDLATNFALEMGFSETNLTGNRSLSKWKAWLASHCQPNFRQDVTPDPRQSCGPYTPKTQTMEDPEEQDSPGNDIQSASAHNIGEDNHDTIGMIVIDQSGRISAGTSTNGLTYKIPGRVGDSPIMGAGSYAMNGAGGAAATGNGDVMMRFLPSFNAVSQMQAGVDPTTALQKAMAPIIKFYPSFHGAMIAVNMDGKYGAVCHGYTNWTFCVADDSSPEVQLHFIDCKSSMTGVNSANADTYQAKLLLIIFISSFVF; translated from the exons ATGGGACTGGGACTCTACTGGGCAGTTCTTCTGTGGGTGATGGTAGGGGCGGGGTCTGGGGTGCGGATCGTGATCAACACCTGGCCAGTGACCAACTCCACGAAGGCAG CTTGGGGCACATTGCTGAACAACGGAAGTGCAGTTGACGCCGTGGTCAGCGGATGTAGTCAATGCGAGGCTGAGCAGTGTCGGGGGACGGTGGGACCCAACGGAAGTCCTGACGAAGAAGGGGAAACCACTCTGGACGCCATGATTATGGACGG GTCGACCATGGATGTGGGTGCCGTGGGATGTCTCCGCCGGGTGAAGACCGCCATAGCTGTGGCCCGGGCGGTGATGGACCACACAGACCACACCCTGATGGTGGGGGACTTGG CGACAAATTTTGCCTTGGAGATGGGATTCAGCGAAACAAATTTAACAGGGAATAGGTCTCTGAGCAAATGGAAAGCCTGGTTGGCGAGCCACTGCCAGCCGAACTTTAGACAG GACGTCACGCCGGACCCGCGGCAAAGTTGTGGGCCTTACACTCCCAAAACACAGACAATGGAGGATCCCGAGGAACAGGACAGTCCTGGTAACGACATTCAGAGTGCCTCTGCGCACAACATTGGCGAAGATAATCACGACACAATCGGAATGATTGTTATTGACCAATCAGGAAGAATCAGTGCTGGAACGTCAACCAATGGACTCACATATAAGATACCCGG ACGTGTTGGGGACTCTCCGATAATGGGCGCCGGATCTTACGCAATGAATGGCGCTGGCGGAGCAGCGGCGACCGGAAATGGTGACGTCATGATGAGATTTCTTCCATC TTTTAACGCAGTGTCACAAATGCAGGCTGGGGTTGATCCAACAACAGCGTTACAGAAAGCGATGGCAcccattataaaattttacccATCATTCCATGGGGCAATGATTGCTGTAAACATGGATGGCAAATACG GTGCTGTTTGCCATGGCTACACAAACTGGACATTTTGCGTAGCAGACGACTCTTCACCGGAAGTCCAACTTCACTTCATAGACTGCAAGAGCAGTATGACAGGAGTGAATTCAGCAAACGCGGATACATACCAAGCTAAACTTTTACTTATCATCTTCATCAGCAGTTTTGTATTTTGA
- the LOC128191497 gene encoding endoplasmic reticulum chaperone BiP-like, with translation MIGSLVVLFLLALEASASDPNDGSEPIIGIDLGTTYSCVGIFKDGDVEIIPNEQGNRITPSYVAFNVNGDRLIGDSALNQLTSNPTNTIFDVKRFIGRNWNDPFFTKDVHYYPYNVTGKNDKVYIQVLVGEEVREFAPEEISAMVLGKMKELAESYLKRKVTKAVITVPASFNKAQRQATKDAGKIAGLDVKRILNEPTASAMAYGLLNRGTERSVLVINMGASTFDVSLLNVDQGIFEVVATGGDTHVGGEIFTQQVMNFLIMKHKEKTGTDVSKYIRSMQKLRREVEKAKRMLSYNNEALIEVENLVNFEDFVYTLTRARFEDINMKLFQSIDKVIEKVLKDGDMKRSNVDEIILVGGSTRIPKIQQLVKNFFNGLEPKRGISPDESAAYGAAVQGAVMSGADQFSDVLLMDVNPSTLWFETINKTLKELIPRHAHLPSEKSYTFVTAEDDQSSMAVDIYEGEGTTSKENLLIGTLGVFDIPKLSQAFLKVEVFFNIDENSILTVSAKEKETGIKIKIKINKKIKSLSREEIEQMKKYAEKFAENDKRVKETVDAKNDLEGFAYSVKNMIRDKGQFSENEKKVIHEEVDSVINWIESNPTAGLSDIKERRSKLEKIVQGNLGSKSKNREEL, from the exons ATGATAGGTTCTCTGGTCGTTCTGTTTTTGCTGGCTCTAGAAGCTTCAGCCTCCGACCCCAACGATGGATCAGAACCCATCATAGGGATAGACCTCGGCACCACGTATTCGTG TGTGGGCATTTTTAAAGATGGAGATGTTGAAATCATCCCAAACGAACAAGGAAACCGTATTACTCCATCTTACGTTGCTTTTAACGTCAACGGCGACCGACTTATTGGTGATTCTGCCTTAAATCAGCTGACGTCCAACCCAACGAATACCATTTTTGATGTCAAACGATTTATTGGGCGGAATTGGAACGATCCTTTCTTTACAAAAGATGTACACTATTATCCCTATAATGTGACCGGGAAAAACGACAAGGTATACATCCAGGTTCTAGTTGGTGAAGAAGTTAGGGAGTTTGCTCCAGAGGAAATATCAGCAATGGTGTTAGGGAAAATGAAAGAATTAGCAGAAAGTTATCTCAAACGCAAAGTCACAAAGGCGGTTATCACTGTCCCAGCCTCTTTTAACAAAGCTCAGCGTCAAGCCACAAAAGATGCTGGAAAAATCGCGGGACTAGATGTTAAACGAATATTAAACGAGCC AACCGCCTCTGCAATGGCTTACGGGTTACTAAATAGAGGTACTGAGAGGTCTGTTTTGGTAATTAATATGGGAGCAAGTACCTTTGATGTTTCCCTGTTAAATGTAGATCAGGGAATATTCGAAGTGGTAGCCACCGGCGGAGACACCCACGTTGGAGGAGAAATCTTTACCCAACAAGTCATGAATTTCCTGATTATGAAACACAAGGAAAAAACTGGAACAGATGTAAG TAAATATATCCGTTCCATGCAAAAACTTCGACGAGAGGTAGAGAAAGCCAAACGAATGTTGTCATACAACAATGAAGCACTTATAGAAGTTGAAAACCTCGTGAATTTTGAAGATTTCGTATACACGCTCACGAGAGCCAGATTTGAGGATATTAACATG AAATTGTTCCAATCAATTGATAAAGTCATTGAAAAGGTTTTAAAAGATGGTGACATGAAGAGATCTAATGTCGATGAAATAATATTAGTTGGAGGATCAACCCGCATTCCCAAAATCCAGCAACTTGTCAAGAATTTCTTCAATGGATTG GAACCAAAGCGTGGCATAAGTCCAGATGAATCGGCAGCATACGGGGCAGCCGTTCAGGGAGCTGTAATGAGTGGGGCTGATCAGTTCAGTGATGTCCTTCTCATGGACGTAAATCCAAGCACCCTATGGTTTGAaacaatcaataaaacattaaaGGAACTTATTCCTCGTCACGCTCATTTGCCTAGTGAAAAATCATACACATTTGTCACAGCTGAGGACGATCAGTCATCAATGGCTGTAGATATTTACGAAGGAGAAGGGACAACCTCAAAAGAAAACCTTCTCATTGGAACACTTGGTGTGTTTGACATACCCAAACTTTCGCAAGCTTTTCTGAAAGTCGaggtattttttaatattgatgaaAACAGTATACTGACTGTGTCAGCAAAAGAAAAGGAAACTGGTATAaagattaaaatcaaaatcaacaaaaagataaaaagtttATCCCGAGAGGAAAtagaacaaatgaaaaaatacgcGGAAAAATTTGCCGAAAATGACAAAAGAGTGAAAGAAACTGTTGATGCTAAAAATGATCTCGAAGGATTTGCGTATTCAGTCAAAAATATGATAAGAGATAAGGGACAGTtcagtgaaaatgaaaaaaaagttatccaTGAAGAAGTAGATTCCGTAATTAACTGGATTGAATCAAATCCTACAGCTGGTCTTAGCGATATTAAAGAAAGAAGATCCAAATTGGAGAAAATAGTGCAAGGGAATTTGGGTTCTAAATCCAAAAACCGGGAAGAACTGTAA